A stretch of the Neodiprion lecontei isolate iyNeoLeco1 chromosome 4, iyNeoLeco1.1, whole genome shotgun sequence genome encodes the following:
- the LOC107224037 gene encoding zinc finger protein 208 isoform X1, producing MSNMRTFIIKVNETDNVTLGDNEEFEDLTKKLDDNDIHFDVTSIEEKLLTEDSVVADNQNIDNTEVEDETVEFVLPDLPESAASISKDSNAQPICNGLLCRLCGIKTDDPIPIFSKFQDISQKISNLILVSITRDDQLSKHICTACNEKLEAINEFISVCKETEKKLCSITKSRSLLRVKLKRKADGNRENTIIVQDDIAIYKCPNCKVDLRITRTDGAQNCYNGPQASLIATDASTSPNSFVKTIKNKAHTSRSCSAKKRVGTRLGKASGKSANTGIEENHINDVEAIGATVNILTPLKSTRKIICNVHPEDDGSSNCISSREKGKMKLRDIRKRAPVCSAVNDVAITRKLESDALEKALFSSSSDLEVPGITGEFVELDALEDSSNEIMRKRAKFKCEACKAEYYSYERYLFHVERHGTKNFYEFVCNVCKKEFLTEDDLWEHHRYHHSNNSEGGETVSENVNALQPENNQRCTKSTCEECGARFVLRERYEFHMERHKLGNIKIFSCMICGKRFKSENILWDHYQYQHKSGERIACMTCNKTFVKRANLNYHLKTFGHKGGKRVTSQDQIRQTETDGDFKLSDISKSRPKITCSDCGARFVLQERYEFHMERHKTGRMDVCLCMVCGRESTNENVLWDHYQYMHKRTKRYACTTCGKLFHKQSLLSRHQVKYGHKGSREIDVDTDGNALAVDSAAFKKVIAEEVVEMKSVNCVLCGEVVWGVDPNLINDAVTCASCEGPGLSLQVDSDGAKVISRRQYHCNMCNKHFTTKDRLEYHIMRHSENMDEFICSTCGKELSTEQALFEHYLFVHKGARPHVCELCGKSYQFKARLKEHMRSHSGERPFACEICGQRCMTNNALRSHKKTHITEKRFPCQICKKAFRKRQDLNEHLERHWKNDKTMMFPQVFSCTVCFEMFPTFRILKKHMKETHRVKSPDPILTDLQPWFECEDCHEKFKHQMSLKVHRERKHEGKMRPVYHCDVCNVTYKNARVLSNHIKNKHEGGKRYKCAQCGKEYNQSTSLHNHILLHTGEKPFSCEHCEMTFRTKESRDHHQRKHTGERPYKCPRCDKSFATTTQRREHRKREHDEGNTHHCPECGKACFDEHGVSSHLNMHFSEKFKNTQENQT from the exons ATGTCGAACATGAGGACTTTCATTATAAAAGTAAATGAGACTGATAACGTGACGCTGGGCGATAATGAAGAGTTTGAAgatttgacgaaaaaattggACGATAATGATATCCACTTCGATGTGACGTCTATTGAGGAAAAACTGCTGACTGAAGATTCAGTTGTTGCCGACAACCAAAACATAG ataACACAGAGGTCGAGGATGAGACTGTTGAATTTGTACTGCCAGATTTACCAGAATCCGCAGCTTCGATTAGCAAAG ATTCCAATGCTCAGCCTATTTGTAATGGATTGCTGTGCCGTTTGTGTGGTATTAAAACTGATGACCCAATTCCAATTTTCAGCAAATTTCAAGACATAAGCCAGAAAATCAGTAACCTAATTCTCGTCTCT ATTACACGTGACGACCAGTTATCCAAGCACATTTGTACAGCATGCAATGAGAAATTGGAAGCCATTAATGAATTCATATCCGTCTGCAAAGAAACTGAAAAGAAATTATGCAGTATAACAAAATCGAGAAGCTTACTAAGGGTGAAGCTAAAACGTAAAGCTGATGGAAACAGGGAAAACACTATAATAGTTCAAGATGATATTGCAATTTATAAATGTCCGAACTGTAAAGTCGATCTGAGGATTACGAGGACTGATGGAGCTCAGAATTGTTATAATGGGCCACAGGCTTCCCTTATCGCAACTGATGCATCTACGTCTCCTAATTCCTTTGTAAAAACTATTAAGAACAAAGCTCATACTTCACGAAGTTGTAGTGCCAAGAAAAGAGTTGGCACGAGATTAGGAAAAGCATCGGGGAAATCTGCGAATACAGGCATTGAAGAAAATCATATCAATGATGTTGAAGCAATTGGTGCGactgtaaatattttaacgCCATTAAAATCTACCCGTAAGATAATTTGCAACGTACATCCCGAGGATGACGGTTCCAGCAATTGTATAAGCTctagagaaaaaggaaaaatgaaacttcGAGATATCAGAAAAAGAGCGCCAGTCTGCAGTGCTGTTAACGACGTGGCAATAACGAGAAAACTAGAATCTGATGCATTAGAAAAAGCTTTGTTTTCTTCGAGTTCTGATCTCGAAGTCCCTGGTATAACTGGAGAATTTGTAGAGCTTGATGCTCTGGAAGACAGCAGCAATGAGATTATGAGAAAACGCGCGAAATTCAAATGCGAAGCATGCAAAGCGGAATATTATTCCTATGAGAGGTACTTGTTCCATGTAGAAAGACACGgcaccaaaaatttttatgaattcgTATGCAACGTTTGtaagaaagaatttttaacaGAAGATGATCTGTGGGAACATCATCGATATCATCACTCCAATAATTCTGAAGGTGGTGAAACTGTGTCTGAAAACGTAAACGCTTTACAGCCAGAGAATAATCAACGATGTACAAAGTCAACTTGCGAAGAATGCGGAGCACGTTTCGTGCTTCGCGAACGTTACGAGTTTCACATGGAGAGACATAAATTGGGCAATATCAAGATATTTTCTTGCATGATTTGCGGTAAGCGATTCAAGAGTGAAAACATTCTTTGGGATCATTATCAGTATCAGCATAAATCTGGAGAACGCATCGCTTGCATGACTTGCAACAAGACATTTGTGAAACGAGCTAATTTGAATTATCATTTAAAAACATTCGGACATAAAGGAGGAAAACGTGTGACCAGCCAGGACCAAATTCGACAGACTGAGACCGACGGTGACTTTAAATTGTCAGATATCAGTAAATCTAGGCCAAAAATAACATGTTCAGACTGCGGAGCGCGTTTCGTCCTTCAGGAACGCTATGAATTTCATATGGAGAGACACAAAACGGGAAGGATGGATGTGTGCCTATGCATGGTGTGTGGGAGGGAATCTACAAACGAGAACGTGCTATGGGACCACTATCAGTACATGCACAAAAGAACAAAGCGATATGCTTGTACAACTTGCGGTAAGCTTTTCCACAAGCAGTCGTTGTTGAGCAGACACCAAGTAAAGTATGGACACAAAGGTTCGAGAGAAATAGATGTTGACACCGATGGAAACGCCCTGGCCGTTGACAGCGCTGCTTTCAAAAAAGTAATAGCAGAAGAGGTCGTTGAAATGAAGTCTGTAAATTGCGTTTTATGCGGCGAAGTCGTTTGGGGTGTAGATCCCAACTTAATAAACGATGCGGTAACTTGCGCGAGCTGCGAAGGACCCGGGCTCTCGTTGCAGGTAGATTCGGACGGAGCTAAAGTAATATCTCGGAGGCAGTATCACTGCAACATGTGCAACAAGCATTTTACAACAAAAGATAGACTGGAATACCATATAATGAGACATTCTGAGAACATGGACGAATTCATATGCAGTACTTGCGGCAAGGAATTGAGCACGGAACAAGCACTATTCGAGCATTACTTGTTTGTTCATAAGGGAGCAAGGCCGCATGTTTGCGAGTTGTGCGGAAAGTCTTATCAGTTCAAAGCGAGGCTGAAGGAACACATGAGGAGTCACAGCGGGGAGCGACCCTTTGCCTGTGAAATCTGTGGACAGAGATGCATGACCAATAACGCGTTGAGATCTCACAAGAAGACACATATAACTGAGAAACGTTTTCCATGTCAAATATGTAAGAAAGCATTCAGAAAGAGGCAGGACCTGAACGAGCATTTGGAAAGACATTGGAAGAACGACAAGACGATGATGTTCCCCCAAGTTTTCAGCTGCACCGTCTGCTTCGAAATGTTTCCCACGTTTAGGATTCTAAAGAAACACATGAAAGAAACACACAGAGTGAAAAGTCCGGACCCTATATTAACCGATCTCCAACCTTGGTTCGAGTGCGAGGATTGTcatgaaaaattcaagcatCAAATGTCACTGAAGGTgcacagagagagaaagcacGAGGGAAAAATGAGGCCAGTCTACCACTGCGACGTGTGTAACGTGACTTACAAAAATGCTCGAGTACTCTCTAACCATATCAAGAACAAGCACGAGGGTGGCAAGCGGTACAAATGCGCTCAATGCGGTAAAGAATACAACCAGTCAACGTCTCTGCACAATCACATCCTCCTTCATACCGGAGAAAAACCATTCAGCTGCGAGCACTGCGAAATGACATTCAGGACGAAAGAATCCAGAGACCACCATCAAAGGAAACACACCGGAGAACGGCCCTACAAATGTCCACGATGCGACAAATCATTTGCAACAACGACACAGCGTCGCGAACATCGCAAACGTGAGCATGACGAGGGCAATACTCATCACTGTCCAGAATGTGGTAAAGCCTGCTTTGACGAACATGGAGTAAGCAGTCATTTGAACATGCATtttagtgaaaaattcaagaataCGCAAGAAAATCAGACCTGA
- the LOC107224037 gene encoding zinc finger protein 208 isoform X2, whose protein sequence is MRLLNLYCQIYQNPQLRLAKFDILTDSNAQPICNGLLCRLCGIKTDDPIPIFSKFQDISQKISNLILVSITRDDQLSKHICTACNEKLEAINEFISVCKETEKKLCSITKSRSLLRVKLKRKADGNRENTIIVQDDIAIYKCPNCKVDLRITRTDGAQNCYNGPQASLIATDASTSPNSFVKTIKNKAHTSRSCSAKKRVGTRLGKASGKSANTGIEENHINDVEAIGATVNILTPLKSTRKIICNVHPEDDGSSNCISSREKGKMKLRDIRKRAPVCSAVNDVAITRKLESDALEKALFSSSSDLEVPGITGEFVELDALEDSSNEIMRKRAKFKCEACKAEYYSYERYLFHVERHGTKNFYEFVCNVCKKEFLTEDDLWEHHRYHHSNNSEGGETVSENVNALQPENNQRCTKSTCEECGARFVLRERYEFHMERHKLGNIKIFSCMICGKRFKSENILWDHYQYQHKSGERIACMTCNKTFVKRANLNYHLKTFGHKGGKRVTSQDQIRQTETDGDFKLSDISKSRPKITCSDCGARFVLQERYEFHMERHKTGRMDVCLCMVCGRESTNENVLWDHYQYMHKRTKRYACTTCGKLFHKQSLLSRHQVKYGHKGSREIDVDTDGNALAVDSAAFKKVIAEEVVEMKSVNCVLCGEVVWGVDPNLINDAVTCASCEGPGLSLQVDSDGAKVISRRQYHCNMCNKHFTTKDRLEYHIMRHSENMDEFICSTCGKELSTEQALFEHYLFVHKGARPHVCELCGKSYQFKARLKEHMRSHSGERPFACEICGQRCMTNNALRSHKKTHITEKRFPCQICKKAFRKRQDLNEHLERHWKNDKTMMFPQVFSCTVCFEMFPTFRILKKHMKETHRVKSPDPILTDLQPWFECEDCHEKFKHQMSLKVHRERKHEGKMRPVYHCDVCNVTYKNARVLSNHIKNKHEGGKRYKCAQCGKEYNQSTSLHNHILLHTGEKPFSCEHCEMTFRTKESRDHHQRKHTGERPYKCPRCDKSFATTTQRREHRKREHDEGNTHHCPECGKACFDEHGVSSHLNMHFSEKFKNTQENQT, encoded by the exons ATGAGACTGTTGAATTTGTACTGCCAGATTTACCAGAATCCGCAGCTTCGATTAGCAAAG TTTGATATTCTTACAGATTCCAATGCTCAGCCTATTTGTAATGGATTGCTGTGCCGTTTGTGTGGTATTAAAACTGATGACCCAATTCCAATTTTCAGCAAATTTCAAGACATAAGCCAGAAAATCAGTAACCTAATTCTCGTCTCT ATTACACGTGACGACCAGTTATCCAAGCACATTTGTACAGCATGCAATGAGAAATTGGAAGCCATTAATGAATTCATATCCGTCTGCAAAGAAACTGAAAAGAAATTATGCAGTATAACAAAATCGAGAAGCTTACTAAGGGTGAAGCTAAAACGTAAAGCTGATGGAAACAGGGAAAACACTATAATAGTTCAAGATGATATTGCAATTTATAAATGTCCGAACTGTAAAGTCGATCTGAGGATTACGAGGACTGATGGAGCTCAGAATTGTTATAATGGGCCACAGGCTTCCCTTATCGCAACTGATGCATCTACGTCTCCTAATTCCTTTGTAAAAACTATTAAGAACAAAGCTCATACTTCACGAAGTTGTAGTGCCAAGAAAAGAGTTGGCACGAGATTAGGAAAAGCATCGGGGAAATCTGCGAATACAGGCATTGAAGAAAATCATATCAATGATGTTGAAGCAATTGGTGCGactgtaaatattttaacgCCATTAAAATCTACCCGTAAGATAATTTGCAACGTACATCCCGAGGATGACGGTTCCAGCAATTGTATAAGCTctagagaaaaaggaaaaatgaaacttcGAGATATCAGAAAAAGAGCGCCAGTCTGCAGTGCTGTTAACGACGTGGCAATAACGAGAAAACTAGAATCTGATGCATTAGAAAAAGCTTTGTTTTCTTCGAGTTCTGATCTCGAAGTCCCTGGTATAACTGGAGAATTTGTAGAGCTTGATGCTCTGGAAGACAGCAGCAATGAGATTATGAGAAAACGCGCGAAATTCAAATGCGAAGCATGCAAAGCGGAATATTATTCCTATGAGAGGTACTTGTTCCATGTAGAAAGACACGgcaccaaaaatttttatgaattcgTATGCAACGTTTGtaagaaagaatttttaacaGAAGATGATCTGTGGGAACATCATCGATATCATCACTCCAATAATTCTGAAGGTGGTGAAACTGTGTCTGAAAACGTAAACGCTTTACAGCCAGAGAATAATCAACGATGTACAAAGTCAACTTGCGAAGAATGCGGAGCACGTTTCGTGCTTCGCGAACGTTACGAGTTTCACATGGAGAGACATAAATTGGGCAATATCAAGATATTTTCTTGCATGATTTGCGGTAAGCGATTCAAGAGTGAAAACATTCTTTGGGATCATTATCAGTATCAGCATAAATCTGGAGAACGCATCGCTTGCATGACTTGCAACAAGACATTTGTGAAACGAGCTAATTTGAATTATCATTTAAAAACATTCGGACATAAAGGAGGAAAACGTGTGACCAGCCAGGACCAAATTCGACAGACTGAGACCGACGGTGACTTTAAATTGTCAGATATCAGTAAATCTAGGCCAAAAATAACATGTTCAGACTGCGGAGCGCGTTTCGTCCTTCAGGAACGCTATGAATTTCATATGGAGAGACACAAAACGGGAAGGATGGATGTGTGCCTATGCATGGTGTGTGGGAGGGAATCTACAAACGAGAACGTGCTATGGGACCACTATCAGTACATGCACAAAAGAACAAAGCGATATGCTTGTACAACTTGCGGTAAGCTTTTCCACAAGCAGTCGTTGTTGAGCAGACACCAAGTAAAGTATGGACACAAAGGTTCGAGAGAAATAGATGTTGACACCGATGGAAACGCCCTGGCCGTTGACAGCGCTGCTTTCAAAAAAGTAATAGCAGAAGAGGTCGTTGAAATGAAGTCTGTAAATTGCGTTTTATGCGGCGAAGTCGTTTGGGGTGTAGATCCCAACTTAATAAACGATGCGGTAACTTGCGCGAGCTGCGAAGGACCCGGGCTCTCGTTGCAGGTAGATTCGGACGGAGCTAAAGTAATATCTCGGAGGCAGTATCACTGCAACATGTGCAACAAGCATTTTACAACAAAAGATAGACTGGAATACCATATAATGAGACATTCTGAGAACATGGACGAATTCATATGCAGTACTTGCGGCAAGGAATTGAGCACGGAACAAGCACTATTCGAGCATTACTTGTTTGTTCATAAGGGAGCAAGGCCGCATGTTTGCGAGTTGTGCGGAAAGTCTTATCAGTTCAAAGCGAGGCTGAAGGAACACATGAGGAGTCACAGCGGGGAGCGACCCTTTGCCTGTGAAATCTGTGGACAGAGATGCATGACCAATAACGCGTTGAGATCTCACAAGAAGACACATATAACTGAGAAACGTTTTCCATGTCAAATATGTAAGAAAGCATTCAGAAAGAGGCAGGACCTGAACGAGCATTTGGAAAGACATTGGAAGAACGACAAGACGATGATGTTCCCCCAAGTTTTCAGCTGCACCGTCTGCTTCGAAATGTTTCCCACGTTTAGGATTCTAAAGAAACACATGAAAGAAACACACAGAGTGAAAAGTCCGGACCCTATATTAACCGATCTCCAACCTTGGTTCGAGTGCGAGGATTGTcatgaaaaattcaagcatCAAATGTCACTGAAGGTgcacagagagagaaagcacGAGGGAAAAATGAGGCCAGTCTACCACTGCGACGTGTGTAACGTGACTTACAAAAATGCTCGAGTACTCTCTAACCATATCAAGAACAAGCACGAGGGTGGCAAGCGGTACAAATGCGCTCAATGCGGTAAAGAATACAACCAGTCAACGTCTCTGCACAATCACATCCTCCTTCATACCGGAGAAAAACCATTCAGCTGCGAGCACTGCGAAATGACATTCAGGACGAAAGAATCCAGAGACCACCATCAAAGGAAACACACCGGAGAACGGCCCTACAAATGTCCACGATGCGACAAATCATTTGCAACAACGACACAGCGTCGCGAACATCGCAAACGTGAGCATGACGAGGGCAATACTCATCACTGTCCAGAATGTGGTAAAGCCTGCTTTGACGAACATGGAGTAAGCAGTCATTTGAACATGCATtttagtgaaaaattcaagaataCGCAAGAAAATCAGACCTGA